One window of the Nicotiana tabacum cultivar K326 chromosome 4, ASM71507v2, whole genome shotgun sequence genome contains the following:
- the LOC107780126 gene encoding protein LE25-like codes for MQGVNEKTANAAASAKSGMEKTKAAIEEKAERITTRDPLKKEMATEKKDDRKTAAELNKREAKDQNAATRDSGAQGYTTTGVPEYSTTAYDPTEDVTGGGGPMRSGHPTSAGSIQDSSFPC; via the exons ATGCAGGGAGTTAATGAGAAAACAGCTAATGCAGCAGCCTCAGCAAAGTCTGGCATGGAGAAAACCAAGGCCGCCATTGAAGAAAAG GCAGAGAGAATCACAACTAGGGACCCATTGAAGAAAGAGATGGCAACAGAGAAGAAAGATGACAGGAAAACTGCTGCTGAGCTGAACAAGAGAGAAGCCAAGGATCAAAATGCAGCTACAAG GGATAGTGGAGCTCAGGGTTACACTACTACCGGGGTGCCAGAATACTCAACGACTGCTTATGACCCAACAGAAGACGTGACTGGAGGTGGAGGGCCAATGCGCTCCGGCCATCCGACTTCGGCGGGAAGTATACAAGATTCCAGTTTTCCTTGTTGA